The Thermodesulfobacteriota bacterium DNA window ACGATCAGCAGCCCGAGGAAGCCGAGGGCCAGCTTTTGGCGCAGGCTCATGGCGCGCCTCCCGTCTTTTCCATTTCGAGCGTGAGCCGGTCCACGTCCCCCCGGTCCGCCCCGTTGTATTTCAGGCGGATGTTCACGCCCCGCGCCGCCCACGTCGTCTCCTTGACGACCGCGAGATACTGGCTGACGTATTTCACCGTCTGCGTGCCGGGAAGGCCGTATGCCTTGCGGATGCGGCCGGCGAGAACGTCATAGGAGCGCTCCGCCTGCGTCACCAGGGTCCTGGGCCCGATGCGGGACTGCATCACGGCGCGGATCTCGAGGAGCCGGTTGCCGCGGAACCAGTACTCCAGCGAATCGAACCTCACGCCGTCGATCCGGTTCGCCGCGCGCTCCCGGACGTATGCCTGGAACGGCGCTTCCTTCTCCCGGACGAGCCGATACCCTTCGAACCGCAGGTCCGGGTGGATCCTCAGCGCCTCCTCGACGGTGTCTCCCCACTTCAGGCCGCCGAACCCCTGGCCGGCGGTCAGGATCTGCGCGGAGCCCCGCTCGGGGATCAGACAGAAAAGCGCCGCCGCAAGGAGCAGCGCCCCAAGGAAGTCGCTCTTGCATCCGATTCCGCCGGCCCGCATTTTCCCCGTCTCCCGGAAGAAACAGGAGCAAAAGGCATACCGGGATCGCAGTCGGAAATTTGCTGGAATTTAGTGGGTTTTCAAGAGCTTTTGCGATTGGAACCCTGCAGAACGCAAGGTGAGTCCCGCTGGGCCATTGCAAAATGAAATGCGGGCTATATGCCGTACTGCTTCCGCCGGCGCCAGAGCGTGGTCTGGTCGATGCCGAGGATCTCGGCCGCATGCTGCAGCGAGGAGGTGGCCGCGATCACCCGGCGGATGTGCTCTTCCTCGATCTTCTCGAGACTCACCATCCCGCCGACCGAGGGCGGGGTCTCCCCGGCAGCGACGGCTCCGGGGAAGAATTCCGACCCGACCCGTTCCGACCGGCACAGGATGGAAGCCCGCTCGATGACGTTGCGCAGCTCCCTCAGGTTCCCGGGCCACCGGTGGCGCTTCATCGCCTGCAGGGCGTCTTCCGTGAAGCCGAGGAACCGGCGATGATGGAGCTTGCCGTAAAAAGCGAGCATCTGCGCCGAGAGCTCCTCCAGGTCCTCCGTTCGCTCCCGCAACGGCGGCAGCTCGATCTGGATGACGTTGAGCCGGTAATAAAGGTCCTCGCGGTATCGCCCTTCCGGTATCTCTCCCTCGAGATTCCGGTTCGTGGCGCTGATGACGCGGACGTTGGCGCGGCGGGTGGAGGCGTCTCCGAGCCGCTCGTATTCCCCCTCCTGCAGGAAGCGCAGAAGCTTGGGCTGGATGGAAAGCGGAAGATCTCCGACTTCGTCGAGAAAGAGCGTTCCCCCCTCGCAGGCCGCGATGCGGCCGGGATTGTCGCGGACCGCGCCGGTGAACGCTCCCCGGGCGTGGCCGAACAGCTCGCTCTCCAGCAGCTCGCCCGGAATCGAAGGACACGACACGACCGCGAACGGCCTCGCGGAGCGCGCGCTCCATCGGTGGATCGCGCGGCCAAGGACCGTCTTCCCGGTCCCGCTCTCCCCGCGCAGCAGGATCGCGGCGTCGGACGGCGCCGCCTGCCGGGCCGTCTCGATCGCCCGCTGCATCGCGGGGCTGCCGCTGGCGAACCGGTGTTCCGGGAACGCCCGCTCCAGATCTTCCTGGAGCCCCGCCAACTTCTGCTCCAGCGTGCGGACCTGGTCGACCTTGCGCACGGCCATGGACACCTGGCCGGGAGTGAACGGCTTCGGGATGTAGTCGGTCGCCCCGCGGCGCATCGCCTCCACCGCCGTGTCGATCGAGGCGTATGCCGTGATGACGATGATCTTCATCCACGGGCTGCCGGCCAGCAGGACGGGGATCAGGTCGAGGCCGTCCGCCGTGCCGAGGCGAAGGTCGACGAAGGCCAGGTGGAAGGTTTTCCTCGACGCTTCCGCGACCGCGTCGTTGAAGTTGCTGACGGCGGAGACGCGGTGGCCGTCGGCCTCGAGGCAGATGGAGAGCGTCTTCCGGATGTTGCCCTCGTCGTCGACGACGAGGATGCTCAGCGGAGAACCGGCCTGCGTCTGCGTGGTCACGCCCTCCCTTCCCGACGGCAAATTATCCCGAGAGGATGACAGCCGATGTATCGGAGGAAGACTTACATCCTCTCCACGTGGGCGATGCGGCCGAACGTGAACACGATTTCCCAGACGGGGTCGTGCCGGATTTCCATCGTCCCCCGAAGTTGCCGCACCGCAAGACCGTGGACAAGCTTCAAACCGAGGGACTTGACGCGGGAGAGATCCAGGTCCCGGGGAAGGCCCGGGCCGTCGTCCCTGTACCTGAGCTCGATATTTTCTCCGACCCGTCGCAAGGACAGGAAGATGTTCCCGGATTTCCCGCCGGCGAAGGCGTGCTTGAGCGAATTCGAGACCAGTTCGTTGATGATCAGGCCGCAGGGAAGCGCCCCGTCGACGGACAGGAAGAGCTCTTCCATCTCCAGGTTGGCTCGAACGGACCCTTCGGGCGCCTGGCGGGAGCCGAGAAGGATATTCAGAAGGTTTTCCACGTAATCCTTGATGTCCATGGAGGCGATGTTTCCGGCCTGGTACAGGTTTTCGTGGACCAGCGACATCGCGCGGATCCGCCCCTGGGTTTCCGAGACGGCGCGCACGAAATTATCGTCCGAAGACGCCGTGGCCTGAAGAGACAACAGGCTGGCGATCATCTGCATGTTGTTCTTCGTCCGGTGCGCCAGCTCCCGCATGAGAACGTCCTTGTCCGCAAGCGAGGCGCGCAGCGCCTCTTCCGCCCGCCTGCGCTCGACGATGTCGCGAAAGACCAGCACGACGCCTGTCGTTTGGCCGCTTCCGCTCCTGATGGGAGCTCCGCTGTCGTCGATCGGTATTTCCGTCCCGTCCTTCCGGACAAGGAGGGTGTGGTTGGCAAGGCCCACGATCATCCCGAGCCGGAGCACCTTGGCAACCGGGTCTTCCACAACGTTGCGGGTATGTTCGTTGATGATTCTGAATACCTGGGTGACGGGCCGGGCCGCGGCATCGGCCCGGCTCCAGCCCGTCAGCTCTTCCGCCACGGCGTTCATGAAGGCGATCCGTCCCTCGACATCGGTTGCGATGACCGCATCGCCGATGCTGGCCAGAGTCGTGGCATAACGCTGCTCGCTGGCGCTCAATTCGTCCCGGGAGACCGTGGTCGCCTGGAGCTTCCCGCTCATCCGGTCGAAGTCCCGCGCAAGGTCGCCGAACTCGTCGTTCGAGATTATGCCGATCCGGTGATCCAGCCCCCCGGTCTCGACGGCTTCGGCGCCCTTCCGGAGCTTTTCCAGGGAAAAGGCGATGCTTCTCGTCAGGCCGGTCAGCACGCCGAATTGCGCGGCGGCGATGAGGCCCATGAACACGAGGACAAACGCGATGATCCGTCGCCGGCCCGCGTTGATGTCCCGGCCGATCATGGCAACGAGCCGGGAAGCCTCCGTCCTGGCGTTGCTCGACCGGATCAGGAGCTGTCCAGCAAGCCGCTCTTCGGCCTCCCGGGACAAGGCGTCGTCCCCGCGGGAGCCCAGTCGTTCATGGGATAAAATCAGCTTCCAGAACAGAGCCTCCATCAACTCCAGCTCCGCGCCCACCCTGGTCAACAGCTGACGCTGCGGGCCTTCGAACCGGGCCGCGACGACCAGCCCGGTCACCTCCTGGTGCTTGAGCAGGAACTGTTGCCGGGGGCGCTCCTCGTGATGGAGCACGTAGCTGCGGACCTGTTCGTTCAGGTCGCTCATGGCGTCGCTGATCCGGTAGGCGGCCATCCGCTTCTCTTCCAATGCCTTGTGCGACCGGTAGGAAAAGACGAGCGCCGCGCCGACCGCCAGCATCACAACCGTCGGCATCAGGGCAGCGACCGATAGTTTCGTCGAGACCCGCACGGAAGCGCCCTATTCGCCCACGATGAGGACCGCTTCGGGGGAGACCGTCTTGAGCGGCTTCGTGAAAACGTGATTTCTGAAGTTGGGCGCTTTCCTCCTGCCGGCCTCCTTCCGGATCATCCATCGGGCCTGGTCTTCCAGGTACAGGAGCAGGCTCTGGTCGAGCCGCGTGACAAACCGGCAGCGGGACCACTCCCGCTCCACCGAAACGCCGGCGGATCCGAAAGCCCTGACCGCCGCGGCCCGCGCCTCGGCGGGACGCTCGGCGACGAGACGTTCCGCCCGGAGGATCGCCCGGAGGAAACGGGCGACAACATCCGGATCGCGCTGGGCGAGCTCCCTGGCGGCAATGAGGTTCCAGGTCATCGTGTAAAGCCCCGGCTCGTACAGAACCACGGCGTTGGCGCCGAGCATGTCCTGCAGGGTCGTCGTGTGGGGCGCCCATGTGCTGACGGCGTCGACCTCCCCGTTCATCAGAGACCGGACCACGCGATCCGCCGGAAGATCGACGATCCGGACGTCCTTCGGATCGATGTGGTCCGTCGTCAGGTAGATATCGAGGAAAAAGTGTGCCGTGGTGCCGGCGACGCGGCCGACTGTCTTGCCCCTGAGGTCACAGGCTACCCTGATGCCTCGGTCTCGCCGGGCGATGATCAGGATCGCATCGTCGACCTCGGCCAAGGTGGCGACAACCATGACCGGCTTGCCGTCGACGGCGGCGCGGGCGATCGGCGTTTCTCCGGCGGTTGCGAAATCCGCACCGCCCGAGAGCACGGCCGCAAGCCCCAGGTGCCCCGATTCGAAGGGACGGAGGGCCACGTCGAGCCCCTCGTCCCGGAAATACCCTTTTTCTTGAGCGAGATAGATGGGGACGGACGCAAGCCAGGGCGTCAGGGCGACGGTGATCTTCTTCCCTCCGCCCGCCCCCGGGAGCGCCGGTCCGCGATCGCAGCCGGCGAGGAGTATCAAAACCGCGAAGACCAGGCGAAGACTGAACAGGCGATCGGGAGACCGTTCTTCCGTTCTTCTCATTCGGATCCCCGCGTTATTGGCGAATCCCGGCGGAAAAAATGAGCTGGCGGCGGAAATATCGAGTTTACTTCAGCCCCGTGCCCCTGATGTTAGCACATCGGGATCCATCCGCGGGGAAGGGATCGCTCCCCCGGTACGAACGTCGCGACCGTCCCCTTGGGATCCTCAGATCGATCTGTTGAAAATGGCGAGCGCCGCATTTCTGACAAACGTCCACGCGGGCGGGCGGGGCACGATCAGCTCATAGTGGCCGGCGTCCGGGACAAGATCGACACGCACGTCATCGAGCTTGCCGGCGGCAGCGACATATTTCCGGATGTAATCGACGGGAATCACCTCGTCCTCGAGTCCGATCAGATGCCGTTGGGGCACTCCAAAAGGCAATAGCGCCATGGGCGACGCCTGCCGGTATCTGTCGGGAACCTCTTCCGGAGAGCCGCCCGCCAGATCACGACAGGCGCCACCGCATATCCCGCGCTTCGCGCCCTCCGCAAGATCGGGAATGCCCGCCAGGACCAGAACGCCCCGCATCGGAAGACCATTCGAAAAGAGCGGACTGGCCGCCGGCAGCCGATGGCGTCCCGCCAGCCACAGCGCCAGATGGCCCCCGGCGGAGTGACCGACGGCTATCGGCCGCGACAGATCGAGGAGGAACCGGCCCGCAATCTCTTTGAGAAAATCGGACCCGGCCGAAACATCCCGGAAAGTGACGGGCCAGCCGCCCCCGTTCCCCAACCGGCGATATTCGAGGTTCCACACGGCGAACCCCTCGTTCCGGAGTGCCGCGCACAGTTGTCCCATATGCCCCAGGCCGTATCCGGCCTGCCAGCAGCCGCCGTGGAGCATGACGATTACGGGATGGGGTCCGGGTCGCCCGGGCAGATAAAGGTCGCCGAACTGTTGGGGATCCGGGCCGTAGGGGAGACGGTGATCCGCCGCCGCTTCCGTCAGCATCGCCAAGTCGGCGGCGGTCATCAACCTGGAGGCGGCCGTCAAAGGATCACCGTGCGATCGATCCCCCCGATCGTCGGGCGGCCGGCGAGCCCCATGGCGAGGACGATTTCCCGGCGAAGCAGCTCCAGGACCCGCCGCACGCCCGCTTCTCCGTCCACGGCCAATCCCCATAGATAGGGTCTCCCGACGACCACGGCCCGGGCCCCCATCGCGAGCGCCTTCAGGACATCCGTACCGCGCCGGATCCCGCCGTCCACCAGCACGTCCGCTTTTCCTTTCACCGCGTCGACGACCTCCGGCAGCGCTTCGCACGTGGCGGGCACCGTATCGAGCTGACGGCCGCCATGATTCGACACGACGAGCCCGGCCGCGCCGTGCTCCACGGCAAAACGGGCGCCCTCCGCCGTGAGAACGCCTTTCACCACGACCGGTAGTTTGGTGACGGACCGCAGCCAGGCGATGACTTCCCACGTGAAGCTCGAGTCGAACATGTCCTCCACGAATTTTCCCATCGCGGACGGATCGTCCGATGAAAGCCTTTCCGCCGCGTACGGCTCGAGGTTTTTCATCGTCAGTCCGGGAGGAAGCGAAAATGCGTTTCGGATATCGCGCTCGCGACGGCCGAAAAGGGGCTGGTCGACGGTGACGCACAGGGCGGAGCAGCCCGCGGCCTCGGCGCGCCGCACCAGATCGCGGGTGATCTCCCTGTCGCGAAAACAGATCAACTGGAGCCATCGATGCCCCCGGGAGGAGGCGGCGATCT harbors:
- a CDS encoding alpha/beta hydrolase, with product MTAADLAMLTEAAADHRLPYGPDPQQFGDLYLPGRPGPHPVIVMLHGGCWQAGYGLGHMGQLCAALRNEGFAVWNLEYRRLGNGGGWPVTFRDVSAGSDFLKEIAGRFLLDLSRPIAVGHSAGGHLALWLAGRHRLPAASPLFSNGLPMRGVLVLAGIPDLAEGAKRGICGGACRDLAGGSPEEVPDRYRQASPMALLPFGVPQRHLIGLEDEVIPVDYIRKYVAAAGKLDDVRVDLVPDAGHYELIVPRPPAWTFVRNAALAIFNRSI
- a CDS encoding sigma-54 dependent transcriptional regulator; translated protein: MTTQTQAGSPLSILVVDDEGNIRKTLSICLEADGHRVSAVSNFNDAVAEASRKTFHLAFVDLRLGTADGLDLIPVLLAGSPWMKIIVITAYASIDTAVEAMRRGATDYIPKPFTPGQVSMAVRKVDQVRTLEQKLAGLQEDLERAFPEHRFASGSPAMQRAIETARQAAPSDAAILLRGESGTGKTVLGRAIHRWSARSARPFAVVSCPSIPGELLESELFGHARGAFTGAVRDNPGRIAACEGGTLFLDEVGDLPLSIQPKLLRFLQEGEYERLGDASTRRANVRVISATNRNLEGEIPEGRYREDLYYRLNVIQIELPPLRERTEDLEELSAQMLAFYGKLHHRRFLGFTEDALQAMKRHRWPGNLRELRNVIERASILCRSERVGSEFFPGAVAAGETPPSVGGMVSLEKIEEEHIRRVIAATSSLQHAAEILGIDQTTLWRRRKQYGI
- a CDS encoding histidine kinase dimerization/phosphoacceptor domain -containing protein, whose amino-acid sequence is MPTVVMLAVGAALVFSYRSHKALEEKRMAAYRISDAMSDLNEQVRSYVLHHEERPRQQFLLKHQEVTGLVVAARFEGPQRQLLTRVGAELELMEALFWKLILSHERLGSRGDDALSREAEERLAGQLLIRSSNARTEASRLVAMIGRDINAGRRRIIAFVLVFMGLIAAAQFGVLTGLTRSIAFSLEKLRKGAEAVETGGLDHRIGIISNDEFGDLARDFDRMSGKLQATTVSRDELSASEQRYATTLASIGDAVIATDVEGRIAFMNAVAEELTGWSRADAAARPVTQVFRIINEHTRNVVEDPVAKVLRLGMIVGLANHTLLVRKDGTEIPIDDSGAPIRSGSGQTTGVVLVFRDIVERRRAEEALRASLADKDVLMRELAHRTKNNMQMIASLLSLQATASSDDNFVRAVSETQGRIRAMSLVHENLYQAGNIASMDIKDYVENLLNILLGSRQAPEGSVRANLEMEELFLSVDGALPCGLIINELVSNSLKHAFAGGKSGNIFLSLRRVGENIELRYRDDGPGLPRDLDLSRVKSLGLKLVHGLAVRQLRGTMEIRHDPVWEIVFTFGRIAHVERM
- a CDS encoding alpha-hydroxy acid oxidase — translated: MAAPSNLNEYEALARESLSPVVYDYYAGGADDEVTLGENLRAWRRIRLRPRLLVDVSRIDPAITLFGRALSMPVLTAPCSFNALAHPDGECAVARAAEASGILQIVSMTANKSLEEIAASSRGHRWLQLICFRDREITRDLVRRAEAAGCSALCVTVDQPLFGRRERDIRNAFSLPPGLTMKNLEPYAAERLSSDDPSAMGKFVEDMFDSSFTWEVIAWLRSVTKLPVVVKGVLTAEGARFAVEHGAAGLVVSNHGGRQLDTVPATCEALPEVVDAVKGKADVLVDGGIRRGTDVLKALAMGARAVVVGRPYLWGLAVDGEAGVRRVLELLRREIVLAMGLAGRPTIGGIDRTVIL
- a CDS encoding NrtA/SsuA/CpmA family ABC transporter substrate-binding protein, which codes for MRRTEERSPDRLFSLRLVFAVLILLAGCDRGPALPGAGGGKKITVALTPWLASVPIYLAQEKGYFRDEGLDVALRPFESGHLGLAAVLSGGADFATAGETPIARAAVDGKPVMVVATLAEVDDAILIIARRDRGIRVACDLRGKTVGRVAGTTAHFFLDIYLTTDHIDPKDVRIVDLPADRVVRSLMNGEVDAVSTWAPHTTTLQDMLGANAVVLYEPGLYTMTWNLIAARELAQRDPDVVARFLRAILRAERLVAERPAEARAAAVRAFGSAGVSVEREWSRCRFVTRLDQSLLLYLEDQARWMIRKEAGRRKAPNFRNHVFTKPLKTVSPEAVLIVGE